The nucleotide sequence CATATACTTAAGTTCACAAATACATTTAGGGGACATAATTGTCATATTTGGCATCTGTGTCAAATATGACAAATCAAATACACCTTGATGAGTCTCTCCGTCATGTCCAACTATTCCAGCTCTATCTATAGCAAAGATAACTGGCAGTTTCTGAAGACACACATCATGCAAAACTTGATCATAAGCCCTTTGAAGGAATGTAGAATATACAGCAAAAATTGGCTTCAATCCCTCTTTTGCCATTCCTGCAGCTAATGTTACAGCATGTTGTTCTGCTATCCCAACATCAAAAAATCTCTTCGGATATCTTCTCGCAAACTCCTTAAGTCCAGTTCCATCACGCATTGCTGCCGTTATAGCAACTACATCCTTATTTTTTTCAGCTATTTTGACTAACTCTTCCCCAAAAGCCCCTGAATATGTATCACATGAATCACTGCACAACTCGCCATTACTGCAGTCAAAAGGACCAATTCCATGAAACTTTCCTGGATTTTTCTCTGCAAACTGATATCCTTTTCCTTTTTTCGTTATTATATGTATTATAACAGGCTCATTAATATTTTTAGCCTTTGATAAAACCTCAATCAGATCTTTCATATTATGTCCGTCAATTGGTCCCAAATATTTGATTCCCATATCTTCAAAAAACATCCCTGGAACCAGCATTTTCTTTATACCATTTTTAACCCTTTCAAGATATTTAGCCATCCCCTTACCTATATTAGGAATCTTCTTAAGTGCTGCTTCGACATCGTCTTTGAATTTATTGTATTTAGGATCTATCCTGATTCTGTTTAAATATCTGGACATTCCTCCGACATTTTTTGCTATAGACATTTGATTATCATTTAAGATAATTATAATTTTAGTTTTGGTATATCCTGCATCATTTAGCGCCTCTAACGCCATTCCTCCGGTCAAAGCTCCATCACCTATAACAGCAACTACTTCATGTTTTTCATTTTTTAAATCTCTCGCCCTTGCCATACCAAGTGCAGCGGATATCGATGTACTACTGTGCCCCGTCTCAAAAAAATCATATATACTCTCACAGTACTTAGGAAAACCACTTATACCGCCAAATTGCCTTAACGTATCAAATTTATCTTTTCTTCCAGTCAATATCTTATGTACATATGACTGATGTCCTACATCCCATATAAGTTTATCTCTGTCTAAATCAAGTACACTAAACAAACTCAAAGTAAGCTCTACAACTCCTAAATTTGAAGCAAGATGTCCTCCAGTTTTAGATACCTTTTCTATTAAAAATCTTCTAATCTCCTTTGCAAACTGCTGTTTCTGTTTTAGAGTCATGTACTTTATCTTGTGAAAGTCATTATAGTTATCTAATATTCCCATTATCATCATCTATCCCTTTTAAAAAAATATATTAGCTTACAAAAACTGTATAGTACTTGATTTCCATTATTTATAGCAAGATTCTTTCCTATAGATTTTCCGCCTATTGTAAGTGCTCCTACAAATACACCTACAATTATAGTCAGAATATCTTCATTCATATGTGGAAAATCATAAGAAATCTTATGTGCTATTAAAACGCCAAGTGATCCACTTACTATACCGCATATATCTCCAATGACATCTTGAAATATTGTGGAAGTTTTATCCGCACTTTTTATTAATTTTATAGCCAACTTGGCTCCATTAACCTTTTTAGATGCCATGGCATGAAAAGATCTTTCTTTAGCTACAGTTACAGCAACTCCTATCATGTCAAATATTATACCC is from Clostridium fermenticellae and encodes:
- the dxs gene encoding 1-deoxy-D-xylulose-5-phosphate synthase, whose protein sequence is MMGILDNYNDFHKIKYMTLKQKQQFAKEIRRFLIEKVSKTGGHLASNLGVVELTLSLFSVLDLDRDKLIWDVGHQSYVHKILTGRKDKFDTLRQFGGISGFPKYCESIYDFFETGHSSTSISAALGMARARDLKNEKHEVVAVIGDGALTGGMALEALNDAGYTKTKIIIILNDNQMSIAKNVGGMSRYLNRIRIDPKYNKFKDDVEAALKKIPNIGKGMAKYLERVKNGIKKMLVPGMFFEDMGIKYLGPIDGHNMKDLIEVLSKAKNINEPVIIHIITKKGKGYQFAEKNPGKFHGIGPFDCSNGELCSDSCDTYSGAFGEELVKIAEKNKDVVAITAAMRDGTGLKEFARRYPKRFFDVGIAEQHAVTLAAGMAKEGLKPIFAVYSTFLQRAYDQVLHDVCLQKLPVIFAIDRAGIVGHDGETHQGVFDLSYLTQMPNMTIMSPKCICELKYMLKWAVQQKYPIAIRYPRGGDSGEVKLSPLEGFKPGKWEFICGEGDIAVIAQGKMVENAVLARNKLLDLGVKVKVISACFVKPIDELMLNELVQNNMKIVTIEDNIKHGGLGSSILEYVSTLDKNVKVSILGFRDEFIPHGKLDILYKLHGLDVEGIVNSILKLVK